The Methanobrevibacter millerae genome includes the window AAGGAGAATACTAATTTATGAAATATAGATATTTATCCATATTTTTATTGGTATTGGTATTATCTATCGGTGCTGTTTGTGCACAAGATAACGTTACAGATGTAGATTTAATATCTCAAAGTAGTAATGATGTTATCTCTGTAGATAGTAATATCGATATTAAACAAGCTAATGAGTCTAGTACTCAAGAGGAAATCCACATCAATGATGCAAATTATGCTGATTATTTTGATGAGGATGGTAAGATGAACAGTAATATTTCTGATGGTTCAATTTTATACATTGGAGATGTTACAAATAAAACTTTTATTGTGGATAAGGTTGTAACCATATCTCCAGACAATACTTCAAACATTATCGATTCTAAATTCTCTTTCGTTGATGGAAGTGATATGTCTTTAATTAATGGTTTAACTTTTAATAATGCTGACATTGGAGCCATTACTGTTAATAATGCTTCAGATATTTTAATTTCTAATAACATTATTAATATTAATGCAGCGGGAAATGTAACTGAATTTGCTATTTTGGCACAAGTTGCTAAAAATTTAATCGTTTCAAGCAATGAAATTTACTTTACTGGAAAGACTGATGGTTATGCTCCAGCAAATGCTGTTCGTGTCACTGAATCTGATAATGCGGTAATTGATGACAATATTTTAGAGATTAATATTCCTTCCTGTCCAGTAGGCTGGACTGAAATTCCTGCTGGATCAGGTAATTGGGTAAGCAGTCCTATTAGTGAAGGTGTTGTAATTTCAAATTCCAATAATATTTCATTTAGAAAAAACACTGTCAAATTAAATGCTACTGATGTTATTGGCGATTATGATACAATTTATGTTGTAGACATTAATGACTGTAGTGATGCAATTGTTGCAGACAGTGAAATTACTGCTAACGGCCATTCATACATTTACGGATTAATCATATCTGGTGATAACTTTAATGTCACTAACAATACCATAAGCACTATTTCCGATACTTATTATGCTGATGGTATTGATGTTGAAGGTCCTGCAACTGGTATCGTTGAATCTAATGTTGTAACTGTTTCAGCTCCTGCCTCTGCTTATGGTATTTATGCTGCAATGTCCAACGGTAATGTTAGTGTGGATTATAAAGATAACATTATTAATGCTGATGCTTATGCCGCTTTCGGTATGGAAATGTCCGGAATTATATCTGATGTTTTAAATAATGTTATTACTGTACAAGGTAATTATACCACAGGTATTGCTACCCGTATTACTGACGTTAATATTGCTGAGAATAATATTACCGCTAAAGGATCAGGTAAAGGTAATGAATCTATTTGGGATGGTTTTGGTGTTCAAAATGTTGGAATCAAGACAATTGATAATAATGCAATCATTGTGAACAATACCATTAATTCTAATGATAATGGTGTCAGTGCTTCCCGTGCTAATTTAACTGTAGGTTCTAATACTCTGGATGTTGTTGATACTGGTTCTGATGACTCTTATGGTATTTATGTTGTTGAGTCTAGTAATGTAGAAATTGACGAAAACGACATTACTTATGAAGGTCATACCAATGGTACTTTTGTTAACAATGCTATGTATATTGGAGATTCTGCTATTTATGAAGTCTCTGGAAACAACTTCAATATAACTATTCCTTCTGCACCTGTTAATTGGGTAGAAATCCCTGCAGGCTCATGGAATTATGTAAGAATTGCAAGTTCTGAAGGTATTGTCTTTAATAATGATACAGGATTAAAGTTCAACGATAATAAAATTGATCTTACTGCTAGTGAGGCTATTGGAGATTATGATACTATCTATGTAATTGACTCTAACTGTGATGATGCAGTAATAAGTGGTAATGATGTCTTTGCTAATGGTAAAAGTTATATTTACGGATTAATCATTTCCGGAGAAAATTTAAATGTTTCAAACAATGATATCACGTCAATATCTGATACTTATTATGCTAACGCTATTGATGTTGAAGGTCCTGCTTCAGGTTCATTCGATAACAATAATTTCACTGCTATATCTCCTGTTGTAGCTTATGGTATTTATTCATCCATGTCTGGTAGTGATGTAAACGCTACATATCATAACAATATCATTCGTGGTGAAGCTGATATTATCTACGGTATGGAATTGGCTGGAACCAATGAAACTGTAACTGAAAACACTATTGAATTGGACGGTAATAAAACCATGGGTATTGCAGGTAAATCCAGTACTTTAAATATTGCAAACAACGAAATTAAAGCTTTAGGTAAAAACTTAGGAAACACTACCTTATGGGAATCATTTGAACCTGAAACCGTTGGTGTTAAAATCATTGGTGGAAATGCTACTGTTTATGGTAACAACATTAAATCTAACGGTACATCTGCTGTAAATGTAACTACTACTAATGCTAGCGTTACTTACAATTATTTGGTAAGTAATGAATCATTCGGTGATGCATCTGTTTATTTCGATGGAAATGCAACAGTTCATGATAACCTTCCGGATTATGACGCATTTTTAGAAACTGAAGATGTAATAATGTATTATAAAAACGGAACCCGTTTCATTGCTAATTTAGTTAACTTCTATGGTGAACCTCTCGCAAATATGACTATTACATTTACTATAAATGGTGTTGATTATAATAGAACAACCGATGAAAACGGTACTGCAAGCATGGCTATTAATCTCCCATCTGGAGAGTATGAAGTAATCACCACATTTGATCCGGGCTATAATAAAACTCCAACTGTAAATTCAAACAGTTTAACAGTTTTAACAACAGTATTCGGTGACGATTTGGTTAAAGTTTACAGAAACGAATCACAATACTATGCTACATTCGTGGATGGTCAAGGAAACCCATTGGCTAGTGGTACTGAAGTTAAATTCAATATTAATGGTGTATGGTATAACCGTAAAATCACTGAAAACGGTACTGCTAAATTAAACATCAACTTACCTCAAGGTGAATATATAATTACTGCGGTCAATCCTGAAAATGGTGAAATGCATACCAATAACATTACTGTTTTATCTTCAATTACAGACAACGCGGATTTAGTAAAATACTACAAAAATGATTCTCAATATGTTGTCACTGTTTTAGGTTCTGACGGTAATCCTGTTGGTGCTGGTGAAAATGTTACATTCAATATTAATGGTGTAATGTACACTCGCCAAACTAATGCATCAGGTCAAGCTAAATTAAATATTAACTTGCAACCGGGTAACTATACCATTACTGCAGAGTATAACGGATGTAAAGTATCAAACAATATTGAAGTATTGCCTGTTTTAAGGGCAAATGACCTCGTTAAAAAATATGGTGTTTCCGATCAGTTCATAGCTTATTTGGTTGATGGTCAGGGTAAACCATTTGAAGGTCAAAATGTAACTTTCAATATTAACGGTGTGTTCTATAATAGATTAACTGATAGTGATGGTCGTGCTATTCTTAATATTAAATTAGGAGCAGCAATGGATACTTATATCATTACTTCCAGTTATAATGGATCCAGTATTTCAAATAAAATATCAGTTATTCCTTAAGGGGTTAAATTAACCTCTTAAACTTTTTATTTTTTTTAAAATTAGAAATTTTTTTTCAGATATTCTAAACTTTTTTTAATGGAATCTTTATCATTTACTTCAATCATGTAGATGCCATCATAATTTTTACTTTCAAAAGTATTGATGATGTCTTTTAATTGAATATTGCCTTCACCAAGTGGTAGGTGTGAGTCATCATCACCCATATTATCATGCGCATGTATGTGTTTAATTGAATCAAAATACATTTCATCCGGAGATATTCCTGAGTGATGGGCATGTCCAATGTCAAAAGTCATTCCCATGTCAAGCTCAACAAGCGTTTCATTCAGACGGCTCATGTCCTGGTATATCATGCTTTCAAATGCAGGCATATTTTCAATGGTGGCATTGACACCTAAATTTCTGCTGTATTCAGCGATTTCTCTAATGGAATTGTCGGCGACTTTGTAAATCTCTTCAGGCATTTCCTTTGCAAGAAACGGAATCAATCCGGGATGAACTACAACGACTTTTGCATCAATCTTATTTGCTAAATCGATTGAATCCCTAATCTGTTCCATTGAAGCAGCCCTGCTTTTAGAGCCTAAAGCCGCAATATTCACGTCCATAAACGGGGCATGAATAGTGTATTCCAAATTAAAACTGTTCAATAAATCTAAATCAAAGTTTTCCGTAGGATACTGATGTAATAATTCAGCGTATTTAATCCCTAAACCTTCTATAAATTCCAAGCTGCTGTCTAAACTATTATTGAATGTTGCTAATGTTGATGCACCAATTTTCATTTTAATCACTTTTTAACTGCTGTAATTTCTAATCCCAATTCAATGGCTTCAATTATTAAATCAGATAATTCGATGCCGTTTTTAATTTTTATCTCACCTTTTTTTGATGTCGTTGCGGTAAGCAAATATTCTCCGCCAATTAATATGTCAAAATTTGACCTTCCGTTTTCACGTCCCAAATCTAAAATCAGCTGTTTTTTTGTATGGATAATGTCAATTTCAAAGGGATTTTTGTTATAGGTTTCTTCTATAACTTCAACTCCAAGTGATATTCCGATTTTTTCTTCAATTTCTGCAATTCTTTTACCGTTTTTACCAATTATTTTTGGGACTAAATCGTCGGGAATGTAAATATTGGCCCTGTCTGGTGAAATAACTTCCACATCAACTTTTGATTTTTTAGGTAAAAACCGTTTAATCTGTCTTAAAATTTCTTTTTCAGCAATAATGTCTACTGATGATTTTCTATTGTCGTCTTGTGTCGGATTATTAACCAAATCTAAATCCATGACTATGGTTTGTTCACCGTATGTGTAAATTTCATTTTTAAGCTCGCCGGTTTCAAAATCACGAACTTCAATAACTGGTCTTGCAAGGTCAGCCTCTTTCATTCCGCTTGGAACCTTAACAGTCATTTTGGTTTCATATACACTTTTAACTTCACCATTTTCAATATAAATGCTTGTATCAACGATTGATGGAATAACACCAAGTTCCACTCTTGAAGCGATTCTTTGTATTGCATCGATAGGTCTTGTTGCATGCACAACACCGATCATTCCAACACCTGCCAAACGCATATCCGCAAAAATGTTGAAGTCATGATTTTTTCTAAGCTCATCATAAATGGTATAATCCGGTCTGACTAAAAGCAAAACATCAGCGGTATTTTCCATGCTGCCCTCCAGAGGTGCATATTGTGTTATTTCGTCCGGAAGCTGCAGGTCTCTAGGTGATTCCATGGTTTTAACAATCTTATTCAGTTTTCCCGAGTAATATTTTGCTATGGCTTGGACGAAAGTGGATTTACCCGCACCAGGCGAACCTGAAATCAAAATGCCCTCAGCATTATTATCAATTCTCTCCATTAATTTTGAACTTAGATGGTATTCATCCAAATCAATATCTGCAACAGGCCGCACTACCGTAATTTCTATTGCTTCGGAAAATGGAGGTTTTGCTATTGATATCCTATACTCTCTTGACTGAACAACAAATGAACCTTCTTTAACGGATTCCAAATAAGTTTTTGAATCGCTTTTGGCTTTAGCAATGATTTCATCAATCAGCTCTTCAAGCATTTTATAATTATATTTTTCATCAGAGAGTTTAACAAAATCAATATGTCCCGGTGTTCCCTTTTTAGCCATAGGCGCAACATTTTCTTTTAGGTGAACTGACATTGTATCGTCATCAAAGAATTTCGCTATTGACAATTCCTTTTCAACATATTTCTGTTCATAATAGTAAACTGGAATTCCTTGTGCCTTGGCAGTTTCTGCTTGAACCTTGTCGTTGGTTAAAAGTGTTCCAAATTCTGATCTTGCCAAATCCCTAATTATCGCATCAATCTCTCCGCTTTTTGCATATCTTATGTCATAATTAGTTGGTCTTTTTCCTTTAAATGAAATTGCAAGCTCTCCTTCATATTGTAATTTCTGCAAATGCTGCAATTCATTTAAACCAGCAATACCTTCGCTTCTGTTGGTATTTGCCTGATGTTCAAGCTCACAAACGACAGCTTCAGGAACGATAATTTCAGGATAATCCAAATCTTCTTTTTTTAAAATTTTAGATATTGCTCCAATAATTACTGCACTTGTATCAGGGATTATTGTTTTCATTTTAATACACATCATCTGGGTTAACAAGTCTTTTTTGATTTGTTTTTAAATCTTCATCCTTTAAATCATCAATATCCGGTGAATTTTTAAAATCCAGGTTTCTAAAAAAGCAAGAGTAATATCCTTCATGGCAAGCAGCACCATTCTGTTTAATTTTAAGTACTATGGCATCCATATCACAATCAACAAGTATTTCTTCGACTTCCTGAATATGGCCTGAACTTTCTCCTTTCAACCATTGTTTGTTTCTGGAAGTACTCCAATAATGAGCTTTTCCTGTTTCAATAGTTTTCTGCAATGCTTCTTTATTCATATTGGCAATCATTAAAATTTCACCGCTCACAGCATCCTGAGCTACTGCTGTGATTACTTTCATACCATTAATTTCATGTCTAAAATTAATTTCCATATTATTCCTCTTTCAAGTAACTTACAATATTTTCAATTTCAACTAAATCCTGCGCACCGCTTTCCATGTCCTTAATTGTTACTTTGCCTTCTTCCAAATCGTTTTTACCAATTATGATTATTTTTGGAACTTTAATTTTGTCCGCATAGTTCATTAACTTCTTGAATTTCTTGTTGTTCAGGTCAACGTCACATTTCATGCCTGACCTTCTTAAGTTTTGTGTTATTTCATAAGCTTTAAGTCTTACATCGCCGGATATTGGTGCAACATATACATCCAAATGTGATTTTGCTTCTTTTTTGTCTGTCAACTCTTCAATTGCATTCATTAATCTATCAAAACCTAATGCAAAACCTGTTGATTCAACTTCCTGACCGCCAAATACCTTAATTAGACTGTATGTTCCGCCACCGCAAACCTGTTTTTGAGCCCCAAGTCCTTCAACATAAATCTCAAACACTATTCCTGTGTAGTAGTCAAGCCCTCTTGCAACTCCTAGGTTCAGAGTATAGTTGGTCATGTTAAAGCAGTCGAGAAGTTCAACCAACTCTTTTAACTGATTAAATGCTTCTTGAGGTTCCTCATAATCTTTAATTAACTCTTCAACATCATTAAGAATTGACTTGTCTCCAACCAAATCTATCAATTTTAATAAAATCTGATTCAGTTCATCATTTGAAATAATTGGGTTTTCTCCACTCAATGATTCAATCAATAAGTCTTTGTCTCCTTTGTCAATAACAACCATCAATTCCCTTTGGGTTTTTGTATCAACTTCAAAATGCTTGAACAGTCCACGGATAATACCTAAATGGTTTATATTAACATCAGCACCTGTAATTCCAAGTGCTTCAATTGAGTCGCTGCACATTGCAATAACTTCAGCTTCTCCCTGAGGGGATTTGGCACCAATCAATTCACATCCGAATTGCCAGAATTGTCTGAATCTTCCTTTTTGTGGTCTTTCATATCTAAAGCAGCTGCCGTAGTAATAAAGCTTGATAGGTTTAGTAGCAGTTTTTTCAAGTTCATTAAGGTATAATCTTGCAACTGGAGCAGTTATTTCAGGCCTTAATGTTAATTCTCTATTAGATTTATCTTTAAAATTATATAACTGATCTACAATTTCTTCTCCTGATTTGGTTGTAAAAAGTTTTAATTCTTCAAATAAAGGAGTTTTAATTTCTCTATAACCATAATTCTCAAAAATATGTCTTAAGGTACTTTCAGCTTCTTTTCTCTCTTTCATTTCTTCAAATAAAAAATCTCTTGTACCTCTTGGTCTTGTAAATTCCATGTTTATTCACCTTTTATAATATATTAAATTTTGATAATTAAAGTTTAAATAATTTTGTAGCTAATTTAAATATATGGAAATAAAAGGAAGTACAAATATTGTAGGTCTAATAGGCCATCCTGTTGAACACAGTTTTTCACCGCCCATGCATAATGCCGCATTCGAAAAGCTTAATATGGATTATGCTTATGTTGCATTTAATGTCAAACCGAATGATTTGGAAAGTGCAATAAATGGTGCTGAAGCATTAAATATAAAGGGATTGAATGTTACGATTCCTCATAAAATAGAAGTAATGAACTATTTGGATGAAATTGATGAGGTCGCTCAATTAATTGGTGCGGTAAATACTATAGACTTTAAAAACTTGAAAGGTTATAATACTGATGGAATTGGTGCTGTAAGAGCAATTGAAGAAGTAGCATCTATTAAAAATAAGAATGTTTTAATTGCCGGAGCAGGAGGTGCTTCAAGAGCAATATCATTTTACATTGCCAAGTATGGTGCGGATAATTTAAAAATATTGAATAGAAATGTCGAAAAGGCTCAAAAATTAGCCAATGATGTTTCAAATTCCGGACTGATTGATAATGTTGGTTTTGACTCAATTAATAATATGGATTTAAGTGATGTTGATATCTTGATTAATACAACACCTGTGGGGATGCATCCAAACGTTGATGATACTCCAATAGCCCAGGCCTGTGATATGCATGAGGATTTAATAGTATTTGATGCGGTATACAATCCTAATGAAACCGGGTTATTGAGACAAGCTATTGAAGCTGATGTAAAACCTGTTTATGGAATTAAAATGTTATTGTATCAGGGTGCTGAAAGCTTTGAAATTTGGACCGGCAAAAAAGCGCCAATTGATGTTATGCAGGAAGCATTGACAAAATATTTGGGGTTATAAAATGGATTTTATTTTTGATGTATCTGCATTATCTTCGGATGATGAGGAATTTTCAATTTCTAAAAAGGATGTATTGAAATATTTAAAGATAATTGGTGTGGATACTAGATATGTGTCTTATACTCCGGAAAAACTTTATATCAACAATTTGCGTTTTTCCAAATTTTCAAGAAAACGCCAGGAAACATTCAATAGGCAATATGGCGATATTGAAGTCGTTAGAAACACACTTTTTCAAAAAATTTGTGCTAAAGCTGCAAAATCATTAGTTGACATTGAACCGAACTCAACAATTCTACTTCCTAATGATAATTTCATGGTTAATGTTCTTTTGGAGCCATATACACGTAAATATGGTGTTAAATTAGTTAATGAAGGTAAATATGATTTGGTTGTAAATCCAATAATTCTAGATGATAAGGTTAATCAAATATTTTCCACTATTTTTAAAGGTAATGGTATTGAATTTGACAAAAAAGACAATGAAATTTATCCATTAATTAATGTTCCTTTGGATTGGATTAATTCCTTTTTGGAAATGGATGACAAATCAAAAATAATAAATGAAAATAATGATGAGTTGGCATCATCATTTATGGAATTTTTAGAGGGTGTTGCACCACAATACAGAGAAAATGTCCTTAAAGCTTCCGAGTATATTGAAAAGAAATTATGAATATAAAAATATATTTAATAGTAAAAATAATATTATTTTAAGGAGGTATGATATTTTGGCAAAACCAATTGCTCCTACTCCAACATTATTTGGGGCTGAAACCAAAGAATTTTTAAAAGAAATGAAAAGGCCAGATACACCAAATGAAAAAAAAATTAAAGAAAGAATTGAAAATAGTCGGCATGTTGACTTTTTCTAATTAAATTCTTTTCAAATCTTTATACATTCCTATGGTAGTTTTTTCATTTCTTTTGGCAGTTCTAATTAATTTTTTTTATTTCTCACTTTAAAGTGTTTAAATTCATTTTTGTAGTAAAATCCTCGAACATTGCAGTATGCATCAACTGTAATAAAACGTATACCATGTATCTCAGATATTTTTTTGATTTGATAACAGATATTGTCTAATAACAAATTACCTAATCCTAAAGAACGATATTTGTTGTTAACTGCAAATCTTCCAATTTTCATTGCTGGACAAACTGAATATGGTAAATCATATTCATCTTCAATATCTTTGAGTTCAATTTTATCAGAAAGTAATGAAAAAAATCCAATTATTTCATTATTATATTTTACAAGATAAGTTACACTTAATTTTTCATTTTGCTGATTTAATGCATCATGCTTTAAAAATTCATCCATATCATCTAATCCACATGAAAAATCGTCTAAATTACTTTTTTCATCTAATTTGTCTATTGTATATTCATTTTTAATTTTTTCAATTGGCATGGTTAATTCACCTTTTAAGGTTAATTATATTAAAAATAAAAAATTAGAAGTCGAATAAAGATGTTTGTTTATTTTTCTTATCTTTAGGTTTTTCTTCAACTTCTTCTTCAACAATTTCTTCAATCATTAGTTCTTCAGTTTCTTCTATTTGTGAAACTTCTTCTGCAGTTTCCTCTTCAATTTCTTCAATCTCAGGTTCTGGAGTGATTAATTCGATTTCATCCCTAACTGGTTCTTCTTCAATGATTTCTTCTTGAGGAATTCCTGCAAACATTTGATTTTGAAGTTCTTCAGCACGCCTGTCACGTTCTTCAATACGCATTTCCTCTTTTCGTTTTTCCATTTTTTTAATGACTGACTTAGGAATGACTTTTTTTCTAAAACGTTTGATTTCATCTTTTTCTAAATCTAGAAAGTCTGAAATTTCCCAAGCGAGTTCATCATTTTGAAACATGATTTCCAAATATGGAAACATTGAAATGGCAACAGTATTTGAAATATGCATTTTTTGTGACATCTTGTCTGCTATACCATCACGTAAGTTTCTTTTTCCTCGATTACGTCCCATCAATGTAAAAACTGTTGGGGATTTGATTGGAGTGAATTTTTTATAAGTTTCTTTTTTGGATGAACTGACACCAATGCCCATGAAATCGGTTGCATATTTCCAATAGCCGTAATTTCTTGTTCTTTGGGCTCTTCCGAAGTATAAGTCTGCTTTGGATAGGTTTTCATATGCCTTTTTAAGTTCATTCTTATTGGTATACTCACGAGGAACATTTTCAGCAATGTATGCCATTACAAGCGTTGGGTCTTCATCAACCCTTAATGCATCTTTGACATGCTTCGGATTTTTGCTTTTCAGGGTTGCCATTACCCCATCAATAATAGTTGATCTGTCATCTTTTGTTGTGACAGTTTCAACATCTTCCATTGTTAATTCGTGTGATGTATCGGCAATTGCCTGGAATGTATTGATTGCAGAACGGATATCCCCATTGGCTTTTTTGGATAATAATTTCAAAGCTTCCTTATCATATTCGATACCTTCTTCTTTGGCAATATTTTTAAGCATCTTATTGATTGTAGGGCCTCTGATTTTAGCCATTTTAATGACTTGACATTTTGGCTTAATTGATTGCAATCTTTTGGAGTAAAAATCATTAGCTATTAATATTAAAGGATGTTTGGATGTTTTAATTATTTCTCCAATGGCCCGGACTCCTCCGCGGTCATTGGTTCCGTGAATACCATCCACTTCATCCATAATGATTAGTTTGTATTCGTCACCGAAAAGTGACCTTGAAGATGAGGATTCGCCAATGGTGCTTTTAATAACATCCTGTGAACGTTTATCACTGGCATTTAACTCAATGTATTCGGAAAACTCTTTAGCTATTGCCTGCGCAAATGTGGTTTTTCCAATTCCTGGCGGTCCAACTAAAAGTATGGGCTGCTGCGGATTGCCGTTTTTCCAGTTTTCAACCCAAGATTCAATTATCTTTTTTTCTTTGTTATTACCTAATATCTCTTTTAGGGTTTTTGGTCGGTATTTATCTGTCCATAACATTCGAATACCTTACTATAAGAATTTTGTTAAAAGAGCTTCAAGTTGTATTCTAGGGTTTGATCCTTCTCTTATTCTAAAGTCACAATTAGCTATTGCTTCGATAATATCAATATAAAACTCAGGATCCATTTTGCCGTCAAGAACTCTTCTGGATACTTCCTGGTATATTTGGGAAACCATATCCTCTCCGCTTGTACCCTGCAAGACCATTGTTTCATGCAGGAGTTTTCTTGAGCCCATAAAGTCTCCGGTCAATGCTTTTGTAATCATATCTGAAATGTCTTGAGGTTTTGA containing:
- a CDS encoding replication factor C large subunit; the protein is MLWTDKYRPKTLKEILGNNKEKKIIESWVENWKNGNPQQPILLVGPPGIGKTTFAQAIAKEFSEYIELNASDKRSQDVIKSTIGESSSSRSLFGDEYKLIIMDEVDGIHGTNDRGGVRAIGEIIKTSKHPLILIANDFYSKRLQSIKPKCQVIKMAKIRGPTINKMLKNIAKEEGIEYDKEALKLLSKKANGDIRSAINTFQAIADTSHELTMEDVETVTTKDDRSTIIDGVMATLKSKNPKHVKDALRVDEDPTLVMAYIAENVPREYTNKNELKKAYENLSKADLYFGRAQRTRNYGYWKYATDFMGIGVSSSKKETYKKFTPIKSPTVFTLMGRNRGKRNLRDGIADKMSQKMHISNTVAISMFPYLEIMFQNDELAWEISDFLDLEKDEIKRFRKKVIPKSVIKKMEKRKEEMRIEERDRRAEELQNQMFAGIPQEEIIEEEPVRDEIELITPEPEIEEIEEETAEEVSQIEETEELMIEEIVEEEVEEKPKDKKNKQTSLFDF